In Ornithodoros turicata isolate Travis chromosome 1, ASM3712646v1, whole genome shotgun sequence, the DNA window AATACCGCTACGGCGTTGGgtgttttcccttggttttgcTCGCGCGCTACAAGCCATACATATTTAGTGTGAAGTCGTCCAAGCACGCCTGATTCTCGTCCGGGGGTCATGCCGCAACGTGGGTAGGCAGATCGCTCGACAATTACGCTCCATCAACCAACCAATGAATCAACTAGGTCCCTACTCGAAGATGGCCAATCGTGAAATGGCGTGTATAGTTGCCGTAATTTCGTTGTTGCTGCAATAGAATGCCACATAATTTTGTTGGTGTGGAACGCATGTGGGACCGCCGCCCCTTGAGACAATTGAGACGGTTTCTCCtgggtttatttattttttaatatgCACCTTCCTTGTTCCAAAGAAATACTTTTTCTGTGTCTACCCTAGCACTATACGTTGGCGAGCAATCCGTACATAACAATATAACAGTACAAGTTTCTGTCACAATAATTCCTTTACTTCGAAGTCTTGACGTCTGACACCCTGTATTCCTTTTGCAACATTGATGAGTGTTTCACTAGATCGTAAGGAAACTCAAGATTGCACTTAAGTTTGGAGCATAGTTaatgagaaagaaaaataacacAAGACAATAACATTAGGTGTTCTTTCTAATTTCAATTTCATTAATATTTGGTCCTCTAGGTCCTTGTCATTAGCGCTGTTGTCGCTTGTGCCTCTGCCGGTGGCTACGGCGGCTACGGCTATGGCGGCGGTCTTGGCTACGGAGGTGGCTACGGTGCTGGTCTCGGCTATGGAGCCGGTCTAGGACTGGGCGGTTTCGGCTACGGTGGTGGACTTGGCGGTTTCGGACTCGGCGGCGGCTTCGGCGGTCTCGGCGGTGGATTCGGCGGCGGTCTTGGCGGCGGCCTCGGCAACGCCGTTGGTCTTGGTCTCGCAGCTGGAGTCGGTGCCGGAGTCGGTGTCGGAGTTGGCGGAACCCTTACCGGCGGTGGCGTTGCCAGCGCTCCTCGTCTCCTCGGTGTTGGACCAGCTGTTGCCCAGCCTGTCGCCACCGTCTCCGTTCTCAGGCAGCCAGTTGTGAAGCAGCACCACGTCACTCGCCAGGTCGTCAACTACGTCAGGGCTCCAGTTACCACTGTGTCCCACAATGTCAGGCCCGTTGTCCTGAACCACGCTGGTGGATTCGGCGGAGCTGGATTCGGCGGTGCTGGCCTCGGCTTCGGCGGTGCTGGCCTCGGTGGATACGGCGGCTACGGTCTTGCCGGAGGCTACGGTCTCGGAGGCGGATACGGTGGCAAGGGTGGTTTCGTTGGTGGTTACGGCAAGGGATGGCACTAAGCCTAACAAAATTCGTCACACACATAGCCAACGATGTAAATTTAAACCGTGCTATAGGTACACATAGATTCACCGCTACTTGGTTTGCATGTTGCATGAGCTGTACAAGACATCTGCATCGTTGTATAAAGCGCGCCCTGTTCAACTCGTGTTTCGGTTTGTATGAGAGATGCGTGCCACTGCTGCTGGCACGAAATAAAGTATCCGATACTTTACTGTCTTTCTTACGGGCACGGTTAATTTTGAAACGAAAAAAAGATATCACACGtggacacaaacacatacatttTGAGATGCTTATAAGTAGAGCGTGAAATGCCCGCCAAGGGCAAAACGTTATGATGGTTATGATTACTGTTTTTATGTCGCTCAATTCAACTAAGGATACAGTGCGTTAAAACGGTGACCTGCAAACACACATTTAAAGACTATCTCTTGCAATGATAAGAGttcagctctctctctctctctcataatGGGCTATCTTTCTGACCACGTTAGCCGTTGACGACGTGGAGCCAACCTCGGCAAGCGACTACGTCACCAACAGAACTGGCAATGTTACGTAGCTTTCTTGTTGGCAAAACGTGGTCGCTCGCCATGCTGAAATATTCTTCATAGATTGCTACAAGCATTGCTCTCGTCAGCTCAGCCAGTGACTGAACGACGCATGGCACACGCTCGACATAACACCTTCCCACGTGAATATGTTGGCATTAGCCGATCTATTTATGACTATGGTCCggcatttttaataaaaacgcGAACACAACGCACAACAACCCCCTATCCATTACGGTATAAATAAGTCAAAACCCGATTTTGTTTTCGCACAACCGCAATCGACTTTGCAACTGCAGCGCATTAAACGAACaccccaaacacacacacacaaaaacccACAACTACGATGAAGCCCACAACTCCTTCTCCACCATAAACAAATATATTTCCGCTATACAATActataataataagaataatattTTTCTTATTCCTCTTCAATGAAATCAAAGTACAAAGCAGGCCCGCCTAAGCCGAATGGCTTGTGACGCTGGGCCTGGAGGCAGTCAACAGCAAGACAACTAAACACAACTTAGCTAGAAAAAACAAACCAAATACAGCTACATAGTACACTAATTAGGCACAATAATATAATTGACGCAGTGACCTTTTCAAATCTGACTTGGACTGGATCGTTAAAAACTGAGAAGGAAGATCGTTAAAAACGCGAGAGACATAACATATTCTACGAAAAAGTCCATACCCAGTGAAAGAGAATGATACAACAAAATTAAATGATTTCGTTCTTATTGATCGGTTcactgcgaaaggtagttttgaAGGAATATTCCCAAAAGTGATTTAGTACAATGGTGGATTTAAAGAGAATTACCAAAAGATGCAGAAGACAGATCTCGAAAGAGGTCCCGAGAATGCCCCATGCAGCAATTTTTATAAGCAACCCTTTTGAGACAGCTATAGGACCGGTAATACACCGTTTTCTCCTGGatgccgccatattgaaagccTCAGCCCCGTCTAGCACGTTTGAAAACAGTTTACCGCAcaagccagagagaaggaaatcACACGATGCTTCCTCCCTGGGTatcgctttccttctctctggcttgTACAGGCTGCAAAAGCGCTAGGTGTTTCACTTTATGTGTTCTGCCTATACTCGAGTATATGCGTCAGTTGTGGGGTACTCCCTCTGACGGATGTCAACCCCCTTGAAGCTCTTCAGTAGAGAGCTCTTCACATCATTCGTTATTTCTTTCTACGGCACATTCCGGCCTTTGAGTTGTACGATTCTAATAGTTTGCtaaagcatttcaagttgacctCACTGAACTCACGGCGTAATATTGCTCACGCTTTATTCACGCGCAGATGTGTACATTCAGTTGTTGACTCTTCTTTCCTATTAAATCGTCTATGCTTTTGTACTCCtcgagctgcgtttcgcaatCGACCATAATTTTATGTAAATATATTCCGTCCATTTGATACTATTACACGTTGTGAAATGTCGCTGAACTTGATGTCCATGTCCTGTGACATTTTTTCATCCTTCCTACGGGTTCTTCAAAACAGATGTAACCGAGTGTCTGTCATAATTATGTcaaatctttttctttttgcctctTGTCTATTTCTGTTTTTATAGTTTAACATGGTTCGTGTCATGTCATTTTTTTATTGATTTGTTTATATAATAAAAGTGCCCATCGACTGAAAATCCTACTAGATAGTGCACTGTAAACATTCAGATACAACTTTTGTATTCCATTGTACTGTATTGCATTAACGATGTTACATATGTTGTGTGTGACCATACTATGGCCCCTGTTGGCGTTCATGGACACCAATAAaacatttattattattattattgttatcgtTATTGACTGACTGGCTGACAGGAAAACTGTGTGTATACGCGGGTCCGGGTGGTTGTCCGTTCGATATTACCGATTCTGGATATAAGTTTATTTACTTATTGTGGAGGTCCAC includes these proteins:
- the LOC135395187 gene encoding uncharacterized protein LOC135395187 produces the protein MTTSRSSIVTTTTNTLLAGSRESWAYFTSVDWVLVISAVVACASAGGYGGYGYGGGLGYGGGYGAGLGYGAGLGLGGFGYGGGLGGFGLGGGFGGLGGGFGGGLGGGLGNAVGLGLAAGVGAGVGVGVGGTLTGGGVASAPRLLGVGPAVAQPVATVSVLRQPVVKQHHVTRQVVNYVRAPVTTVSHNVRPVVLNHAGGFGGAGFGGAGLGFGGAGLGGYGGYGLAGGYGLGGGYGGKGGFVGGYGKGWH